A stretch of the Papaver somniferum cultivar HN1 chromosome 6, ASM357369v1, whole genome shotgun sequence genome encodes the following:
- the LOC113290791 gene encoding uncharacterized protein LOC113290791 has protein sequence MQSSSSPPLEDHPMEDVTNPPGSLVPVSNSSSGNQFVFPSGSTDPKASWSSLFDRKKESITSADMEFFSYPIIDGKKSMDIPYEVFDEDIRQCEDKVVGAFVGSRLNFNWVKSVVNRAWKPKAKPVQKIVQKWVPKKIVMNKDEEGWITKSKNGDKPHKEVTAALNNPSPIYIDIEPAVTAQPAFIAPQENASSNSLNNTQKALSGNNKENFQAVLKATQLKINEPDSSIAGSRAHFKKRYMISPQAINLFPKIADLKRSARDNDSTHSSGRIWVAWDPGVVQVSVLSSSPQDIFLDVSFSSMINFVVTFIYEDNYYITRNLLWDSITDFASFNHRPWVLLGDFNSLLVPSDKVGGASVLPHHYLGSGFKIMDLQFSGCFYTWSNFQQDGTMIRPKLDRVMVNVEWIQQFQISKAEFLLPEKDFMEVVKRGWNIVVRGNPMISLVTKMKNVKLEIIKWKNSRFKNMSKQVLQDKERMDSTQLLLQSHPLDHELARRERSYVAEYVKLAKYEESAAKQQSRIKWLDLVDSNTSFFHNSTKERRSRNNILNLYNNENVKLVDDLDIEKECINYYSDLFCSNLPEESSNTSLCNLSFNACIQRDDVGELIKLVTREEIVASLHSIGYSKAPGPDGFSSHFFKSCWPLVGYDLVVVVQNFFHKSKLLKEVNCTFITLIAKKKNPSCVSDYRPISCCNVTYKCITKIISLRVKKILGGLIIQNQSAFISGISKQDNIMVAHELVRNYHRSKGTPRCSLKIDLRKAYDTVKWDAIFYMPKNLGFPDTFIKWISMCSTTAKFSVLINGSPYGFFGEKRGLRQGCPISSYLFFQAMEMLSATLLKQKASLYYSAIDEPIKQHSVQILECSVGELPVKYFGPELKKSYNPIKWSFACHSYEEGGLGIKDLENTNVAAILRHIWDLVSGKETIWTSWVKSNLIKDKDFSTMKVPQDTSCFLHENWRSNGALINWIAPHILDTLGANDNSKVADFISPEGWNFPDYMEDDVQEIVKEISFTKFNLQETDQIFWKSGVTGKFSMKHTYMNAEETEDHLFHECIFSSAIWKGLLLKIGISKELESTWDEEIIWCVQALTGTSNVTLIKKLVLNNFVYHIWRERNNRIFRAQNGSQDQVSLLIIKDVRFKMLATPLKENDNLNARVFMRRWSIDYAFVLPEIIFCTWMYPQFDEVMINTNGSKTNSAGGFGAIIRDHEAGVIGAVSGEGPVISVFAHELQGVELGLTLALQKHCFHVHLGIDSMVVYNLLTCNDLEPPWTVLQIWRRILELNKKFARWRVTFCYKETNKDTDLLVGLYLRRPWAEIRHEEFTADFREILATDKAQQVYHRRKKKRS, from the exons ATGCAATCTTCATCTTCCCCCCCTCTAGAGGATCATCCCATGGAGGATGTTACCAATCCTCCTGGTTCTCTGGTTCCTGTGAGTAATTCTTCTTCAGGAAATCAATTTGTTTTTCCTTCTGGATCCACAGATCCTAAAGCTTCTTGGTCTTCGTTATTTGATAGAAAGAAGGAATCAATTACCTCAGCTGATATGGAATTTTTTTCTTATCCTATTATTGATGGTAAGAAATCTATGGATATACCTTATGAGGTTTTTGATGAGGATATTCGACAATGTGAAGATAAAGTAGTTGGTGCTTTTGTGGGTAGCAGATTAAATTTTAATTGGGTTAAAAGTGTTGTCAATCGAGCTTGGAAACCGAAAG CTAAACCAGTTCAGAAAATAGTACAGAAATGGGTTCCAAAAAAGATTGTTATGAACAAAGATGAGGAAGGTTGGATTACTAAATCAAAGAATGGAGATAAACCTCATAAAGAGGTTACTGCAGCTCTAAATAATCCTTCACCTATTTATATTGATATTGAACCTGCAGTTACTGCTCAACCAGCTTTTATTGCACCTCAGGAAAATGCTTCAAGTAAT TCCTTGAATAATACTCAAAAGGCTCTCTCTGGAAATAATAAGGAAAATTTTCAAGCAGTTTTGAAGGCAACTCAGTTGAAGATTAATGAACCTGATTCTTCTATTGCTGGGTCTAGAGCTCATTTTAAAAAGAGGTACATGATTTCTCCTCAAGCTATTAACCTTTTTCCCAAGATTGCAGACTTGAAGAGGTCTGCTAGAG ACAATGATAGTACTCATAGTTCTGGTAGAATTTGGGTTGCTTGGGACCCTGGAGTGGTCCAAGTCAGTGTGTTGAGTTCTTCTCCTCAAGACATTTTTCTAGATGTGTCTTTCTCTTCTATGATAAATTTTGTTGTCACCTTCATCTATGAGGACAATTATTATATTACTAGGAACCTTTTATGGGATTCTATCACTGATTTTGCCTCTTTCAATCATAGACCTTGGGTCTTATTAGGTGATTTTAATTCCTTATTGGTTCCATCTGACAAAGTGGGTGGTGCTTCTGTCCTTCCCCATCATTATCTAGGTTCAGGGTTCAAAATTATGGATCTTCAGTTTTCTGGCTGTTTTTACACTTGGTCTAATTTTCAACAAGATGGTACAATGATTAGACCAAAATTGGATAGAGTGATGGTTAATGTGGAATGGATTCAACAGTTCCAAATTTCTAAAGCCGAATTCTTACTTCCAG AAAAAGATTTTATGGAAGTGGTTAAGAGAGGGTGGAACATTGTGGTTAGAGGTAATCCTATGATAAGTTTAGTCACTAAAATGAAGAATGTGAAGCTAGAAATTATTAAATGGAAAAATTCTAGGTTCAAAAATATGTCTAAACAAGTTTTACAAGATAAAGAAAGAATGGATTCTACTCAATTACTTCTTCAATCTCATCCTTTAGATCATGAGTTGGCCAGAAGGGAAAGATCTTATGTAGCTGAATATGTTAAATTAGCAAAATATGAAGAATCTGCTGCTAAACAACAATCCAGAATTAAATGGTTGGATCTGGTAGATTCAAATACCTCTTTTTTTCATAATTCTACTAAAGAGAGAAGATCAAGAAATAATATCTTAAATTTGTATAATAATGAGAATGTTAAACTTGTTGATGATCTGGATATTGAAAAGGAATGTATCAATTATTATTCTGACCTTTTTTGCAGCAATTTACCTGAGGAGAGTTCTAATACTTCTTTGTGCAATCTTAGCTTCAATGCTTGTATTCAGCGGGATGATGTTGGTGAGCTAATTAAGCTTGTTACCAGAGAAGAAATAGTGGCTTCTTTACATTCTATTGGATATAGCAAGGCTCCAGGACCTGATGGGTTTTCTAGTCATTTCTTCAAGTCTTGTTGGCCTTTGGTGGGATATGATTTGGTTGTTGTAGTCCAAAATTTCTTTCATAAGTCAAAGCTTCTTAAAGAAGTTAATTGTACTTTTATCACTCTTATAGCAAAGAAGAAGAATCCTTCATGTGTTTCTGATTATAGACCAATATCATGCTGCAATGTTACTTATAAGTGCATTACTAAAATTATCTCTCTTAGAGTGAAGAAAATTTTGGGAGGTCTCATCATCCAGAATCAATCTGCTTTTATCTCTGGAATATCTAAACAAGACAACATCATGGTGGCTCATGAGTTGGTGAGGAATTATCACAGATCAAAAGGTACTCCTAGATGCTCTTTGAAAATAGATTTAAGGAAAGCTTATGACACTGTTAAGTGGGATGCTATTTTTTACATGCCTAAAAACCTAGGATTTCCTGATACTTTCATTAAATGGATATCTATGTGTAGTACAACTGCTAAATTCTCAGTTTTAATCAATGGGTCCCCTTATGGGTTTTTTGGAGAAAAGAGAGGTTTAAGACAGGGCTGCCCAATCTCTTCTTACTTATTTTTTCAAGCTATGGAAATGCTTAGTGCTACACTTCTCAAACAG AAAGCTTCTCTCTACTATTCAGCTATAGATGAGCCTATTAAGCAACATAGTGTTCAAATCCTAGAGTGCTCAGTTGGAGAACTGCCTGTCAAATATTTCG GGCCTGAGTTGAAGAAAAGTTATAATCCTATTAAGTGGAGCTTTGCTTGTCATTCTTATGAAGAAGGTGGACTCGGCATTAAAGACCTAGAAAATACCAATGTGGCTGCTATtctcagacatatatgggatttAGTTTCTGGTAAAGAAACTATTTGGACTTCTTGGGTTAAAAGCAACCTTATTAAAGATAAAGATTTCTCGACCATGAAGGTCCCTCAAGATACTTCTTG TTTCTTACATGAGAACTGGCGTTCTAATGGAGCTCTTATAAACTGGATAGCACCTCATATTTTGGATACTCTTGGAGCAAATGATAATTCTAAAGTGGCTGATTTTATATCTCCTGAAGGCTGGAACTTTCCTGATTATATGGAAGATGATGTCCAAGAGATAGTGAAGGAAATTTCTTTCACAAAGTTTAACTTACAAGAAACTGATCAAATCTTCTGGAAATCTGGAGTTACTGGTAAGTTCTCTATGAAACATACTTATAT GAATGCTGAAGAAACTGAAGACCATTTATTTCATGAGTGCATTTTCTCTTCTGCAATTTGGAAAGGCCTTCTTTTAAAGATAGGGATAAGTAAGGAACTGGAGAGCACTTGGGATGAAGAAATCATTTGGTGTGTTCAAGCTCTTACAGGCACTAGTAACGTTACTCTGATTAAGAAACTAGTCCTAAATAATTTTGTTTACCATATTTGGAGAGAGCGCAACAATAGAATATTTAGAGCTCAAAATGGTTCTCAGGACCAAGTTAGCTTGCTCATTATTAAAGATGTCAGATTCAAGATGCTTGCCACCCCTCTCAAGGAGAATGATAACCTTAATGCTAGAGTGTTTATGAgaagatggagtattgattatGCTTTTGTTCTTCCAGAGATCATTTTTTGTACCTGGATGTATCCCCAGTTTGATGAAGTGATGATAAACACAAATGGCTCAAAAACTAATTCTGCAGGAGGTTTTGGAGCCATAATCAGAGATCATGAAGCTGGCGTGATAGGAGCTGTCAGTGGAGAAGGGCCAGTTATTTCTGTGTTTGCACATGAACTTCAGGGAGTTGAATTGGGTCTAACTTTGGCTCTGCAGAAACATTGTTTTCATGTTCACTTAGGAATTGATTCCATGGTTGTCTACAACTTGCTAACTTGTAATGATCTTGAGCCACCATGGACTGTGCTTCAAATTTGGAGGAGAATTCTGGAGTTGAATAAGAAGTTTGCTAGATGGAGAGTTACATTCTGCTACAAAGAAACTAATAAAGATACTGATCTTTTAGTTGGGCTATATTTGAGAAGACCTTGGGCTGAAATTCGTCATGAGGAGTTCACTGCCGACTTTAGAGAAATTTTGGCTACAGATAAGGCACAACAGGTTTATcataggaggaagaagaagagaagttag